A single Eleginops maclovinus isolate JMC-PN-2008 ecotype Puerto Natales chromosome 5, JC_Emac_rtc_rv5, whole genome shotgun sequence DNA region contains:
- the LOC134864724 gene encoding LOW QUALITY PROTEIN: tripartite motif-containing protein 16-like (The sequence of the model RefSeq protein was modified relative to this genomic sequence to represent the inferred CDS: inserted 2 bases in 1 codon) — translation MNCIKGFWDEEDEKKIHSCPQCRNTFTPRPTLGKNTMLAVVLEELKKTGPPPAPADHCYVGPEDVACDFCTGKKLRACKSCLVCLASYCEKHVLRHYDVAPLKKHTLVEPSKKLQENICSRHNEVKKMFCRTDQQCICYLCSVDEHKHHDTLTAAAGRKEKQKQLEGIQQRIQQRIQDREKDVKLLQQERKTINRSADKAVEDSEKMFTELISLMEKLSSEVKQQVISYQESEVSRVKDLQEKLEEEITELKRIDAGLKLLSHTEDHNEFLRNYPSLSKISASAHSSSIKARPLSYFDGVTTALSNIRGKLQKALGDKWPIISPTEVDAVLPQQEPKIREEFLKYSVKITLDPNTANTQLVLSEGDRKATHTGQQHKYLGSKERFTPLLQVLXVEYRGRVSVAAAYKSIRREGYSNDCGFGQNNKSWVLDCLQNSYIFWTNNHIQTISDPPSSRLGVYLNHSAGILSFYSISETMTLLHRVQTTFSQPLYAGLSFKYAYGDTAEFFKLK, via the exons ATGAACTGCATTAAGGGCTTTtgggatgaagaggatgagaaGAAAATCCACAGCTGCCCTCAGTGTAGGAATACCTTCACACCCAGGCCTACTCTGGGGAAAAACACCATGTTAGCTGTTGTACttgaggagctgaagaagactGGACCCCCACCTGCTCCTGCTGATCACTGCTATGTTGGACCTGAAGATGTGGCCTGTGATTTCTGCACTGGGAAAAAACTGAGAGCCTGTAAGTCCTGTCTGGTGTGTCTGGCCTCATACTGTGAAAAACACGTCCTGCGTCATTATGACGTAGCTccattaaagaaacacacactggtgGAGCCCTCCAAGAAGCTCCAGGAAAACATCTGCTCTCGCCATAATGAGGTGAAGAAGATGTTCTGCCGCACTGATCAGCAGTGTATCTGTTATCTCTGCTCTGTGGATGAACATAAACACCATGATACACTcacagctgcagcaggtaggaaagaaaagcagaaacagcTTGAAGGGATTCAACAAAGAATCCAGCAAAGAATccaggacagagagaaagatgtgAAGCTACTTCAACAGGAAAGGAAGACTATCAACCGCTCTGCTGATAAAGCAGTGGAGGACAGTGAGAAGATGTTCACTGAGCTGATCAGTCTCATGGAGAAACTAAGCTCTGAGGTGAAGCAACAGGTCATTTCTTATCAGGAAAGTGAAGTGAGTCGGGTCAAAGATCTTCAGGAGAAGCTTGAAGAGGAGATCACTGAGCTGAAGAGAATAGACGCTGGGCTGaagctgctgtcacacacagaggatCACAACGAGTTCCTACGTAACTACCCCTCACTGTCAAAAATCAGTGCATCTGCACACTCATCCAGCATCAAAGCACGTCCTCTGAGCTACTTTGATGGTGTGACAACAGCTCTGTCAAATATCAGGGGTAAACTGCAAAAAGCTCTGGGTGATAAGTGGCCTATCATCTCACCGACTGAAGTGGACGCTGTTCTGCCACAACAGGAGCCAAAGATCAGAGAGGAAttcttaaaatattcagttaaaaTTACACTGGATCCaaacacagctaacacacagtTGGTATTGTCTGAGGGGGACagaaaagcaacacacacaggccaACAGCATAAATATTTAGGAAGCAAAGAAAGATTCACTCCACTTCTTCAGGTCCT AGTAGAGTACAGAGGCAGAGTTTCTGTAGCAGCTGCATACAAGAGTATCAGAAGAGAAGGATACTCAAATGATTGTGGATTTGGACAAAACAATAAGTCTTGGGTATTAGATTGTCTACAAAACAGTTATATATTTTGGACCAATAATCATATCCAAACCATCTCAGATCCTCCTTCCTCCAGACTCGGAGTGTACCTGAATCACAGTGCAGGTATTCTGTCCTTCTACAGTATCTCTGAAACCATGACTCTcctccacagagtccagaccacATTCTCTCAGCCTCTCTATGCTGGACTTTCATTTAAGTATGCTTATGGAGACACTGCTGAGTTCTTTAAACTCAAATAG